Proteins co-encoded in one Spirosoma endbachense genomic window:
- a CDS encoding SDR family oxidoreductase, which yields MIAITGASGHLGKATLEFLLAKTNADSLVAIARDPEKVADLASQGIIVRQGDYGDPASLVASLAGVDKVLLISSSVLGEERVRQHTNVINAAKEAGVKHIFYTSAPNPSPSAHFAPAIDHFQTENLLNESGLTYTIFRNNLYLDVLPGLIGDAAQSGKLYYPGGDGKISFVLRTDIAEALATALTSEGHENKVYDIGAPTAWSFGDIARALSQADKSVEYIDIPNTAYEAELVKHLPAPVAKVYAGMAEGIKDNDFNQPDSTLEKLLGHQPVSLESFLKTLALA from the coding sequence ATGATCGCAATTACCGGAGCATCTGGCCATCTAGGAAAAGCCACACTCGAATTTTTACTAGCTAAAACAAATGCCGATTCACTGGTTGCCATTGCCAGAGATCCCGAGAAAGTAGCAGATCTGGCCAGCCAGGGAATCATCGTTCGTCAGGGAGATTATGGAGATCCGGCTTCGCTCGTAGCCAGTCTGGCAGGTGTTGATAAAGTACTGTTAATATCCAGTTCTGTTCTGGGAGAGGAACGCGTTCGCCAGCACACCAATGTTATCAATGCGGCCAAAGAAGCCGGTGTGAAGCATATTTTTTACACCAGTGCTCCGAACCCATCCCCATCAGCGCACTTTGCGCCAGCTATTGATCATTTCCAGACCGAAAACCTGTTGAACGAATCAGGTCTGACGTATACTATCTTCCGCAATAATCTGTATCTGGATGTATTACCGGGGCTGATTGGCGACGCTGCCCAATCGGGGAAACTCTACTATCCGGGTGGTGATGGAAAAATCAGCTTCGTACTGCGAACAGACATTGCCGAAGCCCTCGCCACTGCGCTGACCAGCGAAGGTCATGAAAACAAGGTGTATGACATTGGCGCTCCAACGGCCTGGTCGTTCGGTGATATTGCCAGGGCGTTGAGCCAGGCTGATAAGTCTGTTGAGTACATCGATATTCCCAATACGGCCTACGAAGCCGAACTTGTCAAACACTTGCCTGCTCCAGTGGCCAAAGTCTACGCAGGAATGGCCGAAGGCATAAAGGATAATGACTTTAATCAGCCCGATTCAACCCTGGAAAAACTATTAGGTCACCAGCCCG
- a CDS encoding winged helix-turn-helix transcriptional regulator: protein MNRTIVDNQQDRLQEKLQKILGTSGRVSGGCPTRNILDRFSDKWSILSIFHLGNAGTLRFNELKKRIDGVSQRMLTVTLRNLERDGLVSRRVYPEIPPRVEYELTELGYSLLVQVIDLGEWATDHSDQIMNARQRYDMREHSPMLVN from the coding sequence ATGAACAGAACTATTGTTGATAATCAGCAGGATAGACTGCAAGAAAAGTTGCAGAAAATTTTAGGAACTTCAGGTCGTGTATCGGGTGGGTGCCCAACCCGGAATATTCTGGACCGTTTCAGCGATAAATGGTCGATATTGTCTATTTTTCATTTGGGCAATGCCGGAACCCTTCGATTCAATGAACTCAAGAAACGGATCGATGGCGTTTCCCAGCGAATGCTTACCGTAACACTGCGCAATCTGGAACGCGATGGTCTGGTTTCGCGACGGGTGTATCCTGAGATCCCACCAAGAGTTGAATACGAACTGACAGAGTTGGGTTATAGCTTATTGGTGCAAGTCATTGATCTGGGTGAATGGGCCACCGACCACAGCGATCAGATTATGAATGCACGACAACGCTATGATATGCGCGAACACAGCCCTATGCTGGTTAATTGA
- a CDS encoding RNA polymerase sigma factor yields MNPKPPIIQVIVRTGNDFFCASGNPLGKPGISVIENESPVTIMSQQLVEQCQKGNAFAQKRLFDQFVNRLFRVSLRYVRNESDAEEVLMNGFLKAFRSIGGFTYRDDNGLEAWLRRIVVNEALQHLRANRNLPLFQADELAEIQPDTEPLPDSMLDAERIHRLIMELPPGYRTVFNLYVIEGYTHREIADQLCISENTSKSQLSKARALLQTWLIQYGYEAETRRTS; encoded by the coding sequence TTGAACCCAAAACCGCCCATTATTCAGGTCATTGTTCGAACGGGCAATGACTTTTTTTGTGCGTCAGGCAACCCTTTAGGCAAACCCGGCATTTCTGTCATTGAAAACGAATCACCAGTCACCATTATGTCGCAACAACTTGTTGAACAATGTCAGAAGGGTAACGCTTTTGCCCAGAAACGACTGTTCGATCAGTTTGTTAACCGACTGTTTCGGGTAAGTCTACGCTATGTCCGAAATGAATCAGATGCTGAAGAGGTGTTGATGAACGGTTTCCTGAAAGCCTTTCGCTCGATCGGGGGCTTTACCTATCGGGACGATAATGGTCTGGAAGCCTGGCTTCGACGTATTGTGGTTAATGAAGCGTTACAACACCTGCGGGCTAATCGAAATCTGCCTCTTTTTCAGGCCGATGAGCTCGCCGAAATTCAGCCAGACACTGAGCCACTGCCTGATAGTATGCTCGATGCCGAACGCATTCATCGGCTGATTATGGAGTTACCACCTGGTTATCGAACGGTATTCAACCTCTATGTTATTGAAGGATATACACACCGCGAAATTGCCGATCAGTTATGCATCTCCGAAAATACCTCAAAATCGCAGTTAAGCAAGGCGAGGGCCTTGTTACAAACCTGGTTGATACAATACGGTTATGAAGCAGAAACCCGACGAACCTCTTGA
- a CDS encoding YbhB/YbcL family Raf kinase inhibitor-like protein, translating into MRIITRILFGLIVLFGLFMIVMHFRAKSQHEDEEAYLTTLRKSITVSSGSFPPNGDMPVNCSCRGSGVSPALAWESNQADAEAYVVLVTDYDVPTPTFPIFNLSHWVLYNLPASVRSLPEALTTEQLQLLGGKIGKSSTGNLKFIAPCPPAGRHAYVFRVYALDEALSFTDVPNKQQVIDAMKGHILGYGELTGYFE; encoded by the coding sequence ATGCGTATAATTACTCGGATACTATTTGGCTTGATTGTGCTTTTCGGGCTATTTATGATAGTAATGCACTTTAGGGCAAAGTCCCAGCATGAAGACGAAGAAGCTTACCTGACCACATTACGAAAAAGCATCACGGTTTCCAGCGGTTCATTTCCGCCCAACGGTGATATGCCTGTCAATTGCAGTTGCCGTGGAAGCGGGGTATCACCGGCGCTTGCGTGGGAAAGCAATCAGGCCGATGCGGAGGCTTACGTTGTTCTGGTAACTGACTACGACGTGCCAACCCCAACTTTTCCAATATTCAACCTTTCGCACTGGGTATTGTACAATTTACCCGCATCGGTCCGAAGCCTTCCGGAAGCCCTGACTACCGAGCAATTGCAGTTACTGGGTGGTAAAATTGGAAAAAGCTCGACTGGTAATCTGAAGTTTATCGCCCCTTGCCCACCAGCAGGACGCCATGCGTATGTATTTCGTGTGTATGCCCTCGATGAAGCGCTATCATTTACGGATGTGCCCAATAAACAACAGGTTATAGACGCCATGAAAGGCCACATTCTGGGTTATGGCGAATTAACAGGCTATTTTGAGTAA
- a CDS encoding DUF2490 domain-containing protein, whose product MKKLYILLCSLLLISSQSRGQVLKDVTSSNQVWFAYYNQTRLSDKWSIWFDTHARRTDFLGRWATQIFRPGAVYHLSDKARLMAGYAYARFYSTEPEGDVRPEHRPWQQVNWEGKLGRFETNHWIRIEERFRRNLVNEQLAPGYGFNFRFRIMVSAQLPLWGKEAKPGVPSILAQNEIWFNAGGEIVYNYFDQNRLFLGIVYPFSEQLRLQAGYMNVFQQQEEGNEFQNKHVLRLFLYHDLDFR is encoded by the coding sequence TTGAAGAAACTCTACATTCTGCTTTGTAGTCTGTTACTGATTAGTAGCCAGAGCAGGGGTCAGGTACTTAAAGATGTCACGTCATCTAACCAGGTATGGTTTGCCTATTACAATCAAACCCGGCTAAGTGATAAGTGGAGCATCTGGTTCGACACGCACGCGCGACGCACCGATTTTCTGGGACGCTGGGCAACGCAGATTTTCAGGCCCGGCGCAGTTTATCACTTATCCGATAAGGCGCGACTCATGGCTGGATACGCTTATGCCCGTTTTTACTCCACTGAACCAGAGGGCGATGTTCGGCCAGAGCACCGTCCGTGGCAGCAGGTAAACTGGGAAGGCAAACTAGGGCGATTTGAAACCAATCATTGGATACGAATCGAGGAGCGGTTTCGCCGGAATCTGGTCAATGAGCAATTGGCCCCCGGTTATGGCTTCAATTTCCGATTTCGGATAATGGTATCCGCTCAGTTGCCACTATGGGGTAAAGAAGCAAAGCCGGGTGTCCCGTCTATACTTGCCCAGAATGAAATATGGTTTAACGCTGGCGGGGAAATCGTATATAATTACTTCGATCAGAACCGGTTATTTCTAGGGATCGTCTACCCGTTTTCGGAGCAGCTACGGCTTCAGGCAGGTTATATGAACGTGTTTCAGCAGCAGGAAGAAGGGAATGAATTTCAGAACAAGCATGTATTAAGGCTATTTCTCTACCACGATCTTGATTTCAGGTAG
- a CDS encoding TonB-dependent receptor has translation MKQVLKSMFLIGVILLPLFVSAQNPPVINSTITGKVIDARTKELLIGATVTIKGTTNGGPTDQNGQFRLLTAQKLPLAVVVSFLGYQTKEVVVSDDNTEIQLEEGANQLADVVITSRRRQESAQDVPIPISVVSGNRAEDAGAFNVNRLKEMVPTVQLYASNARNTTLNIRGLGSTYGLTNDGIDPGVGFYVDGVYYARPAATALDFIDIEQVEVLRGPQGTLFGKNTTAGAFNISTRPAGFTPSGSFELSYGNYGYIQAKGSLTGPLSKKLAARVSFTGTQRNGTFFNVHTQLPINDINNIGVRAQLLYTPSENVRITIIGDVSDQKPNGYGWPVAGVVPTKRAAYRQFNAIIADLNYKLPYSSAFERIVDLDTPSKADNQLGGVSVNADIKIGGGTLTSTTAWRHWQWTPLNDRDYIGLPVFTISAGNSVHDQWSQEIRYAGKVSSRLSGVVGLFGLWQDLKSDPVQTEEAGSAQWRFAQSSTSALWKTPGLFDNFGIRTTNRIKSTGLAAFGQLDWALTDKIHVLPGIRYNYDKKVANYKRETYGGLQTTDAALIALKNGVYTNQAFDTDVSEDNFSGQVTLQYRAGSAINAFATYAISYKPVGINIGGLPTANGQTLLDLARVKPEHVNHVEFGLKTKPSPNSILNLVFYNTEIKDYQTQVQTPEPGVNRGYLANAEKVRVMGVEVDGNIRIANRLTLNAAFAYTDGKYVTFKNAPVPLEETGGEQAFKDISGGVLPGISKWSGSVGGEVTAKGKLISLKGNYFVGLDAFYRSSFSSSPSPSQYLNIDDYTLANGRLGFRASTGISIFVWSRNLFNTNYFEQLLAAPGSAGHYAGIVGDPRTYGVTLRYTF, from the coding sequence ATGAAACAAGTTTTAAAGTCAATGTTTCTGATAGGGGTTATTCTTTTACCCTTATTCGTATCAGCTCAAAATCCCCCCGTCATCAATTCCACTATTACTGGGAAAGTTATTGATGCCCGCACGAAAGAACTATTAATTGGTGCTACTGTAACCATTAAAGGAACGACCAATGGAGGGCCAACCGATCAAAACGGTCAATTCAGGCTACTAACAGCTCAAAAGCTTCCCCTGGCAGTGGTTGTGTCCTTCCTGGGTTATCAGACCAAAGAAGTTGTGGTATCTGATGACAACACAGAAATTCAACTCGAAGAGGGGGCCAATCAGTTAGCCGACGTAGTGATTACGTCCCGACGTCGTCAGGAGTCGGCACAGGACGTTCCTATTCCGATCTCGGTTGTCAGTGGTAACCGGGCCGAAGATGCTGGCGCTTTCAACGTGAACCGATTGAAAGAAATGGTGCCTACCGTTCAGTTGTATGCCTCCAATGCGCGAAATACAACGCTTAATATTCGTGGCTTAGGCTCTACGTATGGCTTAACGAACGATGGTATTGATCCGGGCGTCGGATTTTATGTCGATGGCGTTTACTACGCTCGTCCAGCAGCTACAGCACTCGATTTCATCGATATTGAGCAGGTAGAGGTGTTACGAGGTCCTCAGGGAACGTTGTTTGGTAAAAACACAACAGCCGGAGCTTTTAACATTTCGACGCGTCCTGCTGGTTTTACCCCAAGCGGTAGCTTTGAATTAAGTTATGGCAATTATGGGTATATCCAGGCTAAAGGCTCACTAACGGGGCCACTGAGTAAAAAGCTTGCCGCACGGGTATCGTTTACGGGTACGCAACGGAACGGCACATTTTTCAATGTACATACCCAGCTTCCAATCAACGACATTAATAATATTGGTGTGCGCGCGCAACTCTTATATACACCAAGCGAAAATGTAAGAATTACCATAATCGGGGATGTTTCTGATCAAAAACCGAATGGTTATGGCTGGCCAGTAGCCGGTGTTGTTCCCACCAAGCGGGCTGCCTATCGTCAATTCAATGCTATCATTGCCGATTTAAATTACAAACTCCCGTATTCAAGCGCTTTTGAACGGATTGTTGACCTGGATACACCATCAAAAGCAGATAATCAGCTTGGTGGCGTATCAGTGAACGCCGACATTAAAATAGGGGGTGGTACCCTAACCTCTACAACCGCCTGGCGTCACTGGCAATGGACCCCGTTGAATGACCGCGACTACATCGGTTTACCCGTCTTTACGATTTCGGCGGGTAATTCGGTTCATGACCAGTGGTCGCAGGAAATACGGTATGCGGGTAAAGTTTCATCCCGGTTGAGCGGTGTTGTTGGCTTATTCGGCCTTTGGCAGGATTTGAAATCTGACCCCGTACAGACCGAAGAAGCCGGTTCTGCCCAATGGCGCTTTGCCCAAAGCTCGACAAGTGCCCTCTGGAAAACGCCGGGCCTGTTCGATAACTTCGGTATTCGGACAACCAATAGAATCAAGAGCACGGGTTTGGCGGCATTTGGACAACTTGACTGGGCCTTAACAGATAAAATCCACGTTTTACCAGGTATCCGGTATAATTACGACAAGAAGGTAGCCAACTATAAACGAGAAACCTACGGAGGTCTGCAAACGACCGATGCGGCTTTGATCGCCTTAAAGAACGGAGTTTATACCAATCAGGCGTTCGATACGGACGTATCAGAGGATAATTTCTCCGGACAGGTTACGCTGCAATATAGAGCAGGAAGTGCGATCAATGCCTTTGCAACCTATGCTATAAGCTACAAACCCGTCGGGATTAATATTGGCGGATTGCCAACGGCCAATGGGCAGACATTACTTGACCTGGCCAGGGTGAAGCCCGAGCATGTAAACCACGTCGAATTTGGCCTAAAAACAAAACCATCGCCTAACTCGATCCTGAATCTGGTCTTCTATAATACAGAGATTAAAGATTATCAGACACAGGTACAAACGCCTGAACCGGGCGTAAACAGAGGTTATCTGGCCAATGCCGAGAAAGTGCGTGTAATGGGTGTTGAGGTGGATGGAAATATACGGATAGCCAATCGGTTAACCCTGAACGCGGCCTTTGCTTATACAGATGGCAAGTATGTGACATTCAAGAATGCGCCAGTGCCGCTCGAAGAAACTGGCGGTGAGCAGGCTTTCAAAGACATTTCGGGTGGGGTGTTACCCGGTATCTCAAAATGGTCAGGTTCGGTAGGTGGCGAGGTAACTGCTAAAGGAAAGCTCATCAGTTTAAAAGGAAATTACTTTGTTGGCTTAGATGCTTTTTATCGCTCCTCCTTTTCGTCGAGTCCATCACCGTCTCAATATTTAAATATTGACGATTACACCCTGGCAAATGGAAGGCTTGGTTTTAGAGCTTCCACCGGAATTTCGATTTTTGTCTGGAGTAGAAACCTGTTCAATACCAATTACTTTGAGCAATTATTGGCGGCTCCCGGAAGCGCAGGCCATTATGCCGGCATTGTAGGCGATCCGCGTACCTATGGCGTTACCTTACGATACACGTTCTAA
- a CDS encoding beta-class carbonic anhydrase, translated as METQVRSQVLHEVLTANEAYVESFGDKGSLPLPPGRHFAILTCMDARLDPAKYAGLAEGDAHVIRNAGGRASDDAIRSLIISHKLLGTTEWFVIHHTDCGMELFTDDIIRGLLKKSLKTATIDASGWRNVTEEGGSDEAKFVSFLTISNLADSVTEDVERIKSHPLVPADIAVYGYIYDVRTGRLIDVPEATLAGAIAES; from the coding sequence ATGGAAACCCAAGTCCGGAGCCAGGTATTACACGAGGTATTGACTGCCAATGAAGCCTATGTTGAATCGTTCGGTGATAAAGGGAGTTTACCGTTGCCACCGGGCCGACATTTTGCCATTCTGACCTGCATGGATGCCCGCCTGGACCCGGCCAAATATGCGGGTCTGGCCGAAGGCGACGCTCACGTTATTCGAAATGCCGGTGGCCGGGCTAGTGATGATGCGATCCGGTCGCTCATTATTTCGCACAAATTACTTGGCACAACGGAGTGGTTTGTCATTCATCATACCGACTGTGGCATGGAGCTTTTTACCGACGACATCATCCGTGGTTTGTTGAAAAAAAGCCTGAAAACCGCAACGATCGACGCCAGCGGATGGCGGAATGTAACAGAAGAAGGTGGCTCCGACGAAGCCAAATTCGTTTCGTTCCTGACCATTAGTAATCTGGCAGACAGCGTAACGGAAGACGTTGAACGCATTAAAAGCCACCCACTGGTTCCTGCTGACATTGCCGTTTATGGTTACATTTACGACGTTAGGACCGGCAGGTTGATTGATGTACCCGAAGCTACACTAGCAGGGGCCATTGCTGAGAGTTAG
- a CDS encoding TonB-dependent receptor, whose product MKKLLLLMMFLLFGLIGVRAQTNIEGRVTDEKDQPLAGVTIIIRGTNTGTVTQPDGHFILPTTESLPLTISISFIGYGRQDVAVRGNNFRSISVTLTEEAITADEVIISASRVPEDIRKAAVTVEKLGARQFQQSPAASPFDALQNVKGVDLLTQSLTFKSVNLRGFGANNNNRFLQLTDGMDNRSPGLGFGFGNVAGISDLDVESIELIPGASSALYGPDALQGLMLTSSKNPFTYQGLSAQVKVGVNNVGKSGFGPKGYGDFAIRYAQQLGTRFAFKVNFQRLSGTDFIADDYSDRSTRARENFFATDATRGNIATGIGFVPNNDSNTNLQYDGVNVYGDDINAGGAYTFPANYGNSSLRNTLVTRTGYTELAVLGNNGKVFNNRANVSLHYKLSGTIEASLGWYYGNGNFIRTAGFREYFPDYQRHQFKAEIRGENFFLRAYTTQQQAEGWNIGQTAVAINNAWKPLTQWATEFGQVYVENKVSAGLARNEADRGRYLPGSASFNLVRDLFANTFNTDTVPGYKGAKGTRFRDNSALWHYEGMYNFTNLFEVAEVIAGGSIRHYALNTGGTAITLKADGSEYTINEYGAYLQVAKEVKLGSSLTIKPTVAIRYDKNQYFSGGFTPRASAVISAGVHNFRASWQSAFRNPSPGQLFSVPAAGKGGEVGGARLAAESAGLFSNPAYLDSDVKDFAAGRITEAQLRSRAYNPANFTTEKIKTWEIGYKALIQNKLYIDAFYFYSKYTDFIAAQSFYQPTNGQIADFATNTYRTLQINFNNFNEIFVNGAGLGLEYGLGRGFTLSGNYTYQVGTVTLRDAQGNIIKDNAGLDIVKRKMSNPEVAQKGRNFFISPENRYNISLNNARLTDRIGATLTYRWTDQMWVEQGTTAGDVWLPSWSSVDAQVSYKVPDYKSTVKLGGTNIFNKYYAQGYGLARIGGLYYVSVTFDELFR is encoded by the coding sequence ATGAAGAAACTTCTTTTACTAATGATGTTTCTGCTGTTCGGCCTGATCGGTGTCCGGGCACAGACAAATATCGAGGGCCGGGTTACTGACGAAAAAGATCAGCCGCTGGCGGGTGTGACCATTATTATTCGGGGAACGAATACGGGTACGGTCACGCAGCCAGACGGGCACTTTATATTACCAACCACAGAATCATTACCGCTGACCATTAGTATTTCGTTTATCGGTTATGGCCGTCAGGATGTGGCCGTAAGAGGAAATAACTTTCGCAGTATTTCTGTGACGCTCACCGAAGAAGCGATCACTGCCGATGAGGTGATCATATCGGCTAGCCGTGTTCCTGAAGATATCCGAAAAGCAGCCGTAACAGTCGAGAAACTCGGTGCCCGACAGTTTCAGCAGTCGCCGGCAGCCAGTCCGTTTGATGCGTTGCAAAACGTGAAAGGAGTCGATTTGCTGACACAAAGCCTGACGTTTAAATCAGTTAATCTGCGGGGATTTGGGGCTAACAACAACAATCGCTTTCTGCAACTGACCGATGGCATGGACAACCGCTCACCGGGCTTAGGGTTTGGCTTTGGCAACGTAGCCGGTATTTCTGATCTGGATGTTGAGAGCATTGAACTTATTCCGGGGGCGTCATCAGCTCTGTATGGGCCTGACGCATTGCAGGGTTTAATGCTGACATCCAGCAAGAATCCGTTTACGTATCAGGGCCTGAGCGCTCAGGTAAAAGTAGGCGTCAATAATGTCGGGAAGTCGGGGTTTGGGCCAAAAGGGTATGGTGATTTCGCCATTCGATACGCCCAACAGCTCGGGACACGCTTTGCGTTTAAAGTGAATTTCCAGCGATTAAGTGGTACCGATTTCATTGCCGACGACTACAGCGACCGCTCGACTCGTGCGCGGGAGAATTTTTTTGCAACGGATGCTACTCGGGGAAACATTGCCACCGGAATCGGTTTTGTGCCAAACAACGACTCCAATACGAACCTTCAGTACGATGGCGTGAATGTCTATGGTGACGACATCAATGCGGGAGGTGCCTACACGTTTCCCGCCAATTATGGCAATTCATCCCTGCGGAATACGCTGGTAACCCGCACTGGCTATACCGAACTGGCCGTATTGGGTAACAATGGTAAGGTATTTAATAATCGCGCTAACGTATCCCTGCATTACAAACTGTCGGGTACTATTGAGGCCTCACTGGGTTGGTATTACGGCAATGGCAATTTTATTCGCACGGCCGGTTTCCGGGAGTATTTTCCGGACTATCAGCGGCATCAGTTCAAGGCTGAAATTCGGGGTGAGAATTTCTTTCTACGGGCGTATACCACCCAGCAGCAAGCTGAAGGCTGGAACATTGGTCAGACCGCCGTTGCTATTAATAATGCCTGGAAACCACTGACACAGTGGGCTACTGAGTTTGGGCAGGTATACGTAGAAAATAAAGTGAGTGCCGGACTGGCCCGGAATGAGGCCGATCGTGGACGTTATTTGCCCGGTTCTGCGAGCTTTAATCTCGTGCGGGATCTGTTTGCCAATACCTTCAACACCGATACCGTTCCTGGCTATAAAGGCGCGAAAGGAACACGCTTTCGCGATAATTCAGCCCTTTGGCACTACGAAGGTATGTACAACTTCACGAATCTGTTCGAAGTGGCTGAGGTGATTGCGGGGGGCAGCATCCGGCATTATGCCCTGAACACTGGCGGAACTGCCATTACGCTGAAAGCGGATGGTTCAGAGTACACCATCAACGAATACGGTGCCTATTTACAGGTTGCCAAAGAAGTAAAGCTTGGCTCCTCGCTAACGATAAAGCCAACAGTGGCCATTCGTTACGATAAGAATCAGTATTTCAGTGGTGGTTTTACGCCCAGAGCATCGGCGGTGATAAGCGCTGGGGTTCATAATTTCCGGGCTTCGTGGCAATCGGCTTTCCGGAATCCATCGCCGGGGCAGTTGTTTTCCGTTCCGGCGGCTGGCAAAGGGGGCGAAGTGGGTGGGGCACGTCTGGCGGCTGAGTCAGCCGGATTATTTTCCAATCCGGCTTATCTGGATAGCGACGTTAAAGATTTTGCGGCAGGGCGCATTACAGAAGCTCAACTGCGTAGTCGGGCCTATAATCCGGCTAATTTTACGACCGAAAAAATCAAAACCTGGGAAATAGGTTACAAAGCCCTGATTCAGAATAAACTGTACATAGACGCCTTCTATTTTTACAGCAAATACACCGATTTCATTGCCGCTCAGAGCTTTTATCAGCCAACCAATGGCCAGATTGCTGATTTTGCAACGAATACCTACCGGACACTACAAATCAATTTCAACAACTTTAACGAGATTTTCGTAAATGGCGCCGGGTTGGGTCTGGAGTACGGACTAGGTCGGGGATTTACGCTCAGTGGTAATTACACCTATCAGGTTGGCACCGTAACGCTTCGCGATGCACAGGGCAACATCATTAAAGACAATGCGGGTCTTGATATCGTAAAGCGGAAAATGAGTAACCCTGAAGTGGCGCAGAAAGGCCGGAACTTCTTTATTTCGCCCGAAAATCGCTATAACATCAGCCTGAACAATGCACGCCTGACTGATCGGATCGGAGCCACGCTTACCTATCGCTGGACAGATCAAATGTGGGTTGAACAGGGAACTACAGCGGGCGACGTCTGGCTTCCATCGTGGAGCAGTGTCGATGCGCAGGTATCGTATAAAGTGCCGGACTATAAATCAACGGTTAAACTCGGTGGTACCAACATTTTCAATAAATACTACGCTCAGGGCTATGGCCTTGCCCGGATCGGCGGGTTGTATTACGTGAGCGTTACGTTTGATGAGTTGTTTCGCTAG
- a CDS encoding LLM class flavin-dependent oxidoreductase, with protein sequence MIDTIKSVAVRTADRVAEIAWFCDLCGGDTEFLGQLDPDRRSSFEHCRDILLTAEKQGFKNILLPTSYVVGQEPIAFASAVAHLTQDISLLVAIRTGEFHPPMLARAISTLDHLLEGRLTINIINSDLPGYKEDGALRYQRCSETIEILRQGWTQNQIIHNGPVYGQFTMATDPVKPYQQKGGPLLYFGGIADGAREVCAQYCDVFLMWPEKEESLYATMQDVSARAARHGRTIDFGLRIHVVVRETEAEARAYTRRLMSKFNAQQAEALKQRTQDGKSLGVLRQDEMRQGADEEGFVEPILWTGIGRARSGAGGALVGTPEQILAQLNRYMDMGIRSFIFSGYPLIEECGYFGKLVLPHLPTVRLADVQGRRPTHVPETPLTFGALSY encoded by the coding sequence ATGATTGATACTATAAAATCTGTCGCCGTTCGCACTGCCGATCGCGTGGCTGAAATTGCCTGGTTCTGTGATCTTTGCGGAGGAGATACTGAATTCCTGGGCCAACTCGACCCGGACCGTCGCAGTAGTTTTGAGCACTGTCGCGACATCTTGCTTACCGCCGAAAAACAGGGCTTCAAGAATATTTTGCTACCAACCTCCTACGTCGTTGGGCAGGAGCCGATTGCGTTTGCATCGGCAGTGGCTCACCTGACGCAGGATATCAGTTTACTGGTCGCCATTCGTACCGGAGAGTTCCATCCACCCATGCTGGCAAGGGCCATCAGTACACTCGACCATCTGCTCGAAGGGCGGCTGACAATCAATATTATTAATTCTGACCTTCCCGGTTATAAAGAGGATGGGGCGCTTCGTTACCAGCGATGTTCTGAAACCATTGAGATTTTGCGCCAGGGCTGGACTCAAAATCAAATTATTCACAATGGACCAGTGTATGGGCAATTTACTATGGCTACCGATCCTGTTAAGCCTTATCAGCAAAAGGGTGGGCCGCTATTGTATTTTGGTGGTATTGCCGATGGGGCTCGTGAAGTTTGTGCGCAATACTGTGATGTATTTTTGATGTGGCCCGAGAAAGAGGAAAGCCTGTATGCTACCATGCAGGATGTGTCGGCTCGGGCGGCTCGCCACGGCCGGACGATTGATTTTGGCCTGAGGATTCACGTCGTTGTGCGCGAAACGGAAGCCGAAGCCCGTGCGTACACCCGACGATTAATGAGCAAATTCAATGCACAACAGGCAGAAGCGCTGAAACAACGGACCCAGGACGGTAAATCTCTGGGCGTCTTGCGGCAGGATGAGATGCGACAGGGAGCCGATGAGGAGGGTTTTGTGGAGCCAATTCTGTGGACGGGCATAGGTCGGGCGCGATCGGGGGCAGGTGGCGCATTGGTCGGAACACCAGAGCAGATTCTGGCCCAGCTCAACCGCTACATGGACATGGGTATCCGGTCGTTTATTTTCTCGGGTTACCCACTTATTGAGGAGTGCGGGTATTTTGGGAAATTGGTTTTGCCGCATCTGCCAACTGTACGATTGGCCGATGTTCAGGGCCGTCGACCGACACACGTACCCGAAACACCGCTGACGTTTGGTGCATTGAGTTATTAG